A region of Plasmodium falciparum 3D7 genome assembly, chromosome: 12 DNA encodes the following proteins:
- a CDS encoding myosin A tail domain interacting protein: MKQECNVCYFNLPDPESTLGPYDNELNYFTWGPGFEYEPEPQRKPLSIEESFENSEESEESVADIQQLEEKVDESDVRIYFNEKSSGGKISIDNASYNARKLGLAPSSIDEKKIKELYGDNLTYEQYLEYLSICVHDKDNVEELIKMFAHFDNNCTGYLTKSQMKNILTTWGDALTDQEAIDALNAFSSEDNIDYKLFCEDILQ; this comes from the coding sequence ATGAAACAAGAATGCAATGTATGTTATTTTAACTTGCCTGACCCAGAGTCCACCTTAGGTCCATATGATAatgaattaaattatttcacTTGGGGACCAGGATTTGAATATGAACCTGAACCACAAAGAAAGCCATTGTCAATTGAAGAAAGTTTTGAAAACTCTGAAGAATCCGAAGAATCAGTTGCTGACATACAACAACTTGAAGAAAAAGTAGATGAAAGTGATGTGAGGatttattttaatgaaaAGAGTAGTGGTGGGAAAATAAGTATAGACAATGCATCTTACAATGCTCGAAAGTTAGGTTTAGCTCCATCAAGTATCgatgaaaagaaaattaaagaattatatgGAGATAACTTaacatatgaacaatatttaGAATATTTGTCTATATGTGTCCATGATAAAGATAATGTAGAAGAACTTATTAAAATGTTTGCACACTTTGATAATAATTGTACTGGTTACTTAACTAAGAgccaaatgaaaaatattcttaCAACTTGGGGTGATGCATTAACGGATCAAGAAGCCATAGATGCTCTTAATGCCTTTTCATCAGAAGATAACATTGATTACAAATTATTCTGTGAAgatatattacaataa
- a CDS encoding methyltransferase, putative, whose translation MLKVHIIKTWKGFIKRQPFSSVLYEQKRKEYVSPPFEKNKDKFKKNTKFKEELYKYHYEEYIDCVNSRPILYLKDEEIYEHEHEDNVETSHNNSNNNKKKKKKNTHDKRLKRNIPFIYSNEIQNLEELKKNPFVLVNVKNMKNESFGVATFNPYSLISARIISNNTLFSININFFIEKIKNSLQWRYKLMTNHENQENDIHSSSHNVNNENIKEFINFDEQQNKINNSTENHIHTYTYHTLNPKLCYRLINAEGDNIPGLIIDRYDDFFSIQHITLGCEMLAYNINHAILELLNPKAIIFRNDIKERLNEKLEIYKKVLFGKVPEQVRLIENKCFFLIDLINSPNTGWFFNRKELRKLVCNYANQKQVLDLFSYVGCFGIQCSKIGNAKYVICVEKNSYFVELAIKSANLNNLKYNVKMNSSQNDTNNQNISNREYNSSIDNTNCNISFLCQDALEFLKNCKQLFDIIILDPPNLIPKSKFLESGTKRYIDLIRLAQNCVAPNGLILITFTTKLCSYQDYINIINTSFVETNKNVKIVGQGRASPDHPINLSLYVYADFYWFLIQLDY comes from the coding sequence ATGCTAAAagtacatattattaaaacatgGAAAGGATTCATAAAACGTCAACCTTTTTCAAGTGTCCTATATGAacagaaaagaaaagaatatgTAAGCCCCCCTTTTGAAAAGAATAaagataaatttaaaaaaaacacaaaattTAAAGAAGAGCTTTATAAATATCACTATGAAGAATATATAGATTGTGTAAATAGTAGGCCTATTTTATATCTGAAAgatgaagaaatatatgaacatgAACATGAAGATAACGTAGAAACGTctcataataatagtaataataataaaaaaaaaaaaaaaaaaaacacacatGATAAAAggttaaaaagaaatattccatttatatatagtaatgaaatacaaaatttagaagaattaaaaaaaaatccttTCGTCTTAGTTAATGtaaagaatatgaaaaatgaatCTTTCGGAGTAGCTACATTTAATCCTTATTCTTTAATTAGCGCAAGGATTATTAGTAACAATACTCTTTTttcaataaatattaatttttttatagaaaaaattaaaaattcttTACAATGGAGATATAAATTAATGACAAATCATGAAAATCaagaaaatgatatacaTTCTTCCTCtcataatgtaaataatgaaaacataaaagaatttattaattttgatgagcaacaaaataaaataaataattcaacAGAAAatcatatacatacatacacatatcaTACACTCAATCCTAAACTTTGTTATAGATTAATTAATGCAGAAGGTGATAATATTCCAGGTCTTATTATAGACAGATATgatgattttttttcaatacaACATATTACATTAGGATGTGAAATGCTTGCTTACAATATTAATCATGCTATTCTAGAACTACTAAATCCAAAAGCCATCATTTTTAGAAATGATATTAAAGAGagattaaatgaaaaattagaaaTTTACAAAAAAGTACTGTTTGGAAAAGTACCTGAACAAGTCAGGctaatagaaaataaatgtttttttttaattgatttaataaattctCCAAACACTGGTTGGTTTTTTAATAGAAAAGAATTGAGAAAACTTGTGTGTAATTATGCAAATCAGAAACAAGTTCTTGATCTCTTTTCTTATGTAGGTTGCTTTGGTATTCAATGTTCAAAAATTGGAAATGCCAAATATGTTATCTGTGTTGAAAAAAATAGCTATTTTGTTGAACTAGCCATAAAATCAGCCAACCTGaacaatttaaaatataatgttaaAATGAATAGTTCACAAAATGATactaataatcaaaatatatccAATCGAGAATATAATAGTAGTATAGATAACACAAATtgtaatatatcatttttatgtcAAGATGCTTTAGAGTTCTTGAAAAATTGTAAACAATTATTtgacataataatattagacCCACCTAATTTAATTCCGAAATCAAAATTTCTTGAATCTGGAACCAAACGATATATCGATTTAATTCGTTTGGCTCAAAATTGTGTGGCCCCCAATGGACTCATATTAATAACCTTTACAACAAAATTATGTTCATATCaagattatattaatataattaatacgTCATTTGTTGAaactaataaaaatgtaaaaattgtCGGACAAGGTAGAGCATCCCCAGATCACCCTATTAATTTGTccttatatgtatatgcaGATTTTTATTGGTTTCTTATTCAATTagattattaa